The following is a genomic window from Gemmatimonadota bacterium.
CGGCTGAAACACCGAACTTGTCTTCGAGCGTCTTCACGAGATCATTCAATTCCAGCACCGTCAGCTGTTCAATCTGATCTACGATATCGGACACGGCCATGATGCTTACCTCCATTGGATTTAAGGGATACTGCCGTTAATGTTCTTGATCTTCTGCTCAGCTCTTCTGCTCAACGCTCCTGCTGCGAAGCCTTCTGCTGCGAAACGGCCGACAGGGTGCGGACCAGGCCGCTCAGCACGCCGGACAACGTGAACACCAGGCCGTTGATCGGCGCGGCGATGCCGCTCACCGTCTTGGCCAGCAGCTCGTCCCTGCCGGGCAGCTTTGAAAGCGTCACGGCCTGCGCGGCGTCGATGATCTCGCCGGTCAGGAACCCGCCCTTGATGCGGGGGCGTTCTTCGTGGTCCTTGCCGAAATCGATGAGGATCTTCGCCGGGGCCACCGGGTCGGCCGACAGGACGAGCGCCGTCGGTCCGTCCAGGGTCTCGCCCAGGTCGGGCAGGCCCGCGTCCGCGACGGCGAGGCGCGTCAGCGTGTTCTTGATGACGCGGCATTCCACGGACTCTGCCCGCAGCCGGCTTCGAAGTTCGGTTACCTCGCCGACGTCCAGGCCGGTGAGGTCCGTCAGGTACACGCTTTCGGTTTCCTTCAATCGCGTCGACAGATCCTGGACGATCTGCTCTTTAACGGCACGCGGCTGGGGCATGGTGTCGAGACTCCTTTGATTTCAACGGCTTCCGGGCCGTCAACGGCTTCCGGGCCGTGGATGCGTCTACGCCTCGCGGGCCGCCGCCTGGCGGTCGACCTGTACGCCGGGTCCCATGGCGGAGGAGACGGTAAGACGCCTGATGTATTGCCCTTTGGCGGATGCAGGCTTCGCCCGCATGACCGCGTCGATGAACGTCGAGGCGTTCTCCGTCAGCTGCTCCACGGAGAAGGACACCTTGCCCACGGGACCGTGCAAGTTGCCGTTGCGGTCCACGCGGTATTCGATCCGGCCCGCCTTGACTTCCCGGACCGCGGGACCGACGTCGAAGGTCACGGTGCCGCTCTTCGGGTTGGGCATGAGGCCCCTCGGACCCAGTACGCGGCCCAGCTTGCCGACGTCACGCATGATATCGGGCGTGGCGATCACGACGTCGAAATCGGTCCAGCCCTTCTCGATCTGCTCGATGTACTCGTCGGCGCCGACGTAATCCGCGCCGGCCTCCTGGGCGTCCTTCTGCGCTTCGCCCCGGGTCAGCACGAGTACCCTGGTTTCCTTCCCCGTTCCGTGGGGCAGCGCGATGGCGCCCCGTACCATCTGGTCCGCGTGGCGGGGATCCACGTTCAGCCGCATGGCCACGTCGACGGTCTCGTCGAATTTCGTCTTCGAGGTTTCCTTGACGATCGTCAACGCGTCCTCGAGGGGATAGTCCTTCCCCGCTTCCACTTTTTCCCTGGCGGCCAGGTAGCGCCTGCCTCTTTTCATGGCCCATCTCCTTGCGACTTGCCTCGGTTAGCCTTCCACCTCGATGCCCATGCTGCGGGCCGTGCCTTCGATCATGCGCATGGCCGCTTCCGTATCCGCGGCGTTCAGGTCCGGCTTCTTGAGCTCGGCGATCTGCCTCACCTGGTCCCGCGTTACCTTGCCGACCTTCTCGCGGTTGGGTTCGCCCGACGCCTTCGCCAGTCCGGCCTCGCGCTTGAGCAGCACCGCGGCCGGGGGCGTCTTCGTGATGAAGGAAAAACTGCGGTCGGCGTACACCGTGATCACGACCGGTATGATCAGCCCCATCTGGTCATTGGTCTTCGCGTTGAAGACCTTGCAGAACTCCATGGGATTGACGCCGTGCTGGCCGAGGGCCGATCCTACCGGCGGCGCCGGATTCGCCTGCCC
Proteins encoded in this region:
- a CDS encoding 50S ribosomal protein L10; amino-acid sequence: MPQPRAVKEQIVQDLSTRLKETESVYLTDLTGLDVGEVTELRSRLRAESVECRVIKNTLTRLAVADAGLPDLGETLDGPTALVLSADPVAPAKILIDFGKDHEERPRIKGGFLTGEIIDAAQAVTLSKLPGRDELLAKTVSGIAAPINGLVFTLSGVLSGLVRTLSAVSQQKASQQER
- a CDS encoding 50S ribosomal protein L1 yields the protein MKRGRRYLAAREKVEAGKDYPLEDALTIVKETSKTKFDETVDVAMRLNVDPRHADQMVRGAIALPHGTGKETRVLVLTRGEAQKDAQEAGADYVGADEYIEQIEKGWTDFDVVIATPDIMRDVGKLGRVLGPRGLMPNPKSGTVTFDVGPAVREVKAGRIEYRVDRNGNLHGPVGKVSFSVEQLTENASTFIDAVMRAKPASAKGQYIRRLTVSSAMGPGVQVDRQAAAREA
- the rplK gene encoding 50S ribosomal protein L11, whose product is MAKKISTVIKLQVPAGQANPAPPVGSALGQHGVNPMEFCKVFNAKTNDQMGLIIPVVITVYADRSFSFITKTPPAAVLLKREAGLAKASGEPNREKVGKVTRDQVRQIAELKKPDLNAADTEAAMRMIEGTARSMGIEVEG